From Woronichinia naegeliana WA131, the proteins below share one genomic window:
- a CDS encoding Uma2 family endonuclease: MSPLTIKLYPLTLSDEQFYQLCQNNRDLRFERTCRGDLVIMSPTGGETGNRNLEIAYQLQAWSRSNKLGIAFDSSTGFKLPNGADKSPDAAWIPLEKWNSLMLKQQQGFVPLCPDFVIELRSKSDNLKVLQEKMQEYLENGTRLGWLINRQDRQVEIYRQSQAVEVLENPNSLSGEDILPSFVLDLGPIW, translated from the coding sequence ATGAGTCCTCTAACGATTAAACTTTATCCCTTGACCTTATCGGATGAGCAGTTTTATCAACTGTGTCAAAATAATCGCGACTTACGTTTTGAGAGAACTTGCCGAGGAGATTTAGTGATTATGTCCCCCACAGGTGGAGAAACGGGAAACCGAAATCTGGAAATAGCCTATCAACTACAAGCCTGGAGTCGCAGTAATAAACTCGGTATTGCTTTTGATTCTTCGACGGGGTTTAAATTACCCAATGGTGCGGATAAATCCCCTGATGCAGCTTGGATACCGTTAGAAAAATGGAATAGTTTAATGTTAAAACAGCAACAAGGTTTTGTGCCGCTTTGTCCTGATTTTGTGATTGAGTTACGGTCTAAAAGCGATAATTTAAAGGTTTTGCAAGAAAAGATGCAGGAATATTTAGAAAATGGGACTCGATTAGGTTGGCTAATTAATCGTCAAGACCGACAAGTTGAGATTTATCGTCAGAGTCAAGCGGTGGAAGTTTTGGAGAATCCTAATAGTTTATCGGGAGAAGATATATTACCGAGTTTTGTTTTGGATTTAGGGCCAATTTGGTAG
- a CDS encoding trypsin-like peptidase domain-containing protein, translating to MRDYSVNHSSPSNPKPSKKPIAYLGLVLLGMGMGIGGTYAVSNPQGFAHLSKSAMLAPQSAVETPAAIAGIPAPSNFVVDVVKETGPAVVRINSERKVETEAPEMPNDSFFRDFFGSQVPSFPHGQSQIQRGTGSGFIVSDNGQILTNAHVVAGADEVTVTLKDGRTLKGRVLGSDPTTDVAVVKIEADHLPVVKVGKSNQLQVGEWAIAIGNPLGLDNTVTTGIISATGRSSSQIGVGDKRVEFIQTDAAINPGNSGGPLLNANGEVIGMNTAIIQNAQGIGFAIPIQKAQQISKQIIAKGKVEHPFLGIQMVEVTPELKQKLQESNGVTLKADQGVVIMKVLPNSPANLAGVESGDVIQGVNGQSIKSPNQVQDLVENTAIGSELPLQVSRDGKDLTLKVKVGVLPNVAQSE from the coding sequence ATGAGAGACTATAGCGTAAATCATTCTTCTCCTTCTAACCCTAAACCGTCGAAGAAACCGATCGCCTATCTGGGTTTGGTCTTACTGGGCATGGGCATGGGAATTGGCGGAACCTATGCTGTTAGTAATCCTCAAGGGTTTGCCCACCTGTCGAAAAGTGCGATGCTTGCCCCTCAGTCTGCGGTAGAAACTCCAGCCGCGATCGCCGGTATTCCAGCCCCTAGTAACTTTGTTGTGGATGTGGTCAAGGAAACTGGCCCCGCCGTTGTTCGTATCAACTCCGAACGGAAAGTGGAAACCGAAGCTCCAGAAATGCCCAATGACTCCTTTTTCCGAGACTTTTTTGGTTCCCAAGTGCCGAGCTTTCCCCATGGCCAAAGTCAAATTCAACGGGGAACAGGTTCAGGTTTTATCGTCAGTGATAATGGTCAAATTTTAACCAATGCCCATGTGGTGGCTGGAGCCGACGAAGTAACTGTCACCCTCAAGGATGGTCGCACGCTCAAAGGACGGGTATTGGGTAGTGATCCGACAACGGATGTCGCAGTGGTCAAAATTGAAGCTGATCATTTACCTGTTGTTAAAGTCGGGAAATCTAATCAATTACAAGTGGGCGAATGGGCCATTGCGATCGGTAATCCTTTGGGTTTAGATAATACTGTCACCACGGGAATCATTAGTGCTACAGGTCGGAGTAGCTCCCAAATTGGTGTAGGGGATAAACGAGTAGAATTTATTCAAACTGACGCGGCCATTAACCCAGGCAATTCTGGTGGCCCCCTTCTCAACGCCAACGGTGAAGTCATTGGTATGAACACAGCCATTATTCAAAATGCTCAAGGCATTGGGTTTGCCATTCCGATTCAAAAGGCCCAACAAATTTCTAAGCAAATTATTGCTAAAGGTAAAGTGGAACATCCTTTTCTAGGGATTCAGATGGTAGAAGTTACCCCAGAATTAAAGCAAAAACTCCAGGAAAGTAATGGTGTAACCCTGAAAGCGGATCAAGGCGTTGTCATTATGAAAGTACTACCTAATTCGCCTGCCAATCTAGCTGGTGTGGAATCGGGAGATGTGATCCAAGGCGTTAACGGACAAAGCATTAAATCTCCTAATCAGGTTCAGGACTTGGTTGAAAATACGGCGATCGGTTCTGAGTTGCCGCTCCAGGTTTCCCGTGATGGCAAAGATCTAACACTCAAGGTTAAGGTTGGTGTCTTGCCCAATGTAGCTCAATCAGAATAA
- a CDS encoding DUF3593 domain-containing protein yields MLSKDTLFALSLFPYLGFLWFLTRSKQAPRLVLFGFYFLLVFVAVTIPAGIYAKIHYGEMLANVDWLHGSAESLLTISNIIVVLGFSQAIAQHQKK; encoded by the coding sequence ATGCTGTCTAAAGATACACTCTTTGCTTTATCACTCTTTCCCTATCTAGGATTTTTGTGGTTTCTGACCCGCTCAAAACAGGCTCCTCGGCTTGTTCTGTTTGGCTTTTATTTTTTATTGGTGTTTGTGGCTGTCACCATTCCCGCCGGAATTTACGCCAAGATTCACTATGGGGAAATGTTGGCCAATGTGGATTGGCTTCACGGTAGCGCGGAATCTTTATTAACGATCTCTAATATTATTGTGGTACTTGGCTTTTCCCAGGCGATCGCCCAACATCAAAAGAAGTGA